One genomic region from Spirulina subsalsa PCC 9445 encodes:
- a CDS encoding M16 family metallopeptidase, whose amino-acid sequence MKLQKKQERWLRSSRFALQRWVGLVLGAMLLVILSAPAVVAAGARHYDELEFPPLREVQLPDYERYQLDNGLVVYLVENHELPLVQGNAFFRTGARLEPADQVGLADLTGTAIRTGGTTNHPSNELNELLEQRAASVETSIGGSLGSASFNALSEDLTTVFDWFADVVQRPAFEEARLALAQNQMRGGIARRNDDPNSIASREFYKLVYGESSPYARTVEYATLSNITREDVIRFYQQSFRPERMMLGIVGDFNREEMKALIAEKFGSWQGVEVAELPEIPEVRDRNPQGLFFVEQPQLTQSYIQLGHLGGRVDDPDYPALSVLNGVLNGFGGRLFNEVRSRQGLAYSVYGFWSPNFDYPGVFIAGGQTRSEATVPFIQYVLGEVNNLRNAPISSEELDYAKNSILNSFVFNFQSPGQTLSRLMRYEYYDYPADYIFQYQRQVQNTTIEDVQRVAQTYLTPDQLTTLVVGNSRDITPPLSRLDSNITTVDITIPNPQS is encoded by the coding sequence ATGAAACTACAGAAAAAACAAGAACGATGGTTGCGGTCAAGCCGCTTTGCGCTCCAACGCTGGGTCGGTCTGGTGTTGGGGGCGATGTTGTTGGTTATTCTCTCGGCTCCGGCTGTGGTGGCCGCTGGGGCAAGGCATTATGATGAGTTGGAGTTTCCCCCTCTGCGGGAGGTTCAACTACCAGACTATGAACGCTATCAGTTAGATAATGGTTTAGTGGTCTACTTGGTGGAAAATCACGAGTTGCCTTTAGTGCAAGGAAATGCGTTTTTCCGCACGGGAGCGCGTTTAGAGCCGGCGGATCAGGTGGGTTTGGCGGATCTTACGGGAACGGCCATCCGCACGGGTGGCACAACCAATCACCCCTCTAATGAACTGAACGAACTGTTGGAACAACGGGCGGCCTCGGTGGAAACCAGTATTGGGGGAAGTTTGGGCAGTGCCAGTTTTAATGCGTTGAGTGAGGATTTAACCACTGTGTTTGATTGGTTTGCCGATGTGGTGCAGCGGCCGGCCTTTGAGGAGGCACGTCTCGCCCTGGCACAGAATCAAATGCGGGGCGGTATTGCACGACGGAATGATGATCCTAATAGTATTGCGTCACGGGAGTTTTATAAGTTGGTTTATGGGGAAAGTAGCCCCTATGCTCGGACGGTGGAATATGCCACCCTGAGTAATATCACGCGGGAGGATGTGATCCGCTTTTATCAGCAGTCTTTCCGACCTGAACGCATGATGCTGGGCATTGTGGGGGATTTTAACCGGGAGGAAATGAAGGCGTTGATTGCGGAGAAGTTTGGCTCTTGGCAAGGAGTCGAGGTGGCAGAATTACCGGAGATTCCCGAAGTTCGCGATCGCAATCCTCAAGGTCTATTCTTTGTGGAACAACCCCAACTCACCCAGAGTTATATCCAGTTAGGGCATTTAGGGGGGCGCGTGGATGATCCAGACTATCCGGCCTTAAGTGTCCTCAATGGGGTGTTAAATGGCTTTGGCGGGCGTTTATTTAATGAAGTGCGATCGCGCCAAGGTTTAGCCTATTCAGTCTATGGTTTCTGGAGTCCCAATTTTGACTATCCGGGGGTTTTCATTGCCGGAGGACAAACTCGCTCAGAAGCAACGGTGCCGTTTATTCAATATGTCCTAGGAGAAGTGAATAATCTACGCAATGCGCCAATTTCATCGGAGGAACTCGATTATGCGAAAAACTCCATCCTCAATTCTTTTGTGTTTAACTTCCAATCTCCCGGACAAACCCTCTCCCGTCTGATGCGCTATGAATACTATGACTATCCGGCGGATTATATTTTCCAATATCAACGGCAAGTTCAAAACACAACCATTGAGGATGTTCAACGGGTGGCTCAAACCTATCTCACTCCGGATCAATTGACGACGTTAGTCGTAGGAAATTCTCGGGATATTACCCCCCCTTTAAGTCGTTTGGATTCTAATATAACAACGGTGGATATTACTATCCCTAATCCTCAAAGTTAG
- a CDS encoding NUDIX hydrolase: MIHRYWQFFTTVLGIIFRHPITGTTLIPVLPDGKIVLIRRRDTGKWGLPGGIIDWGEDIPTTAHRELAEETGLEITQIGRLVGVYSAPDRDPRMHSISIVLEVAAQGTLQVQDTNEITDVRAFDPQEIPFGHLSHDNDRQLQDYLNNLTTIA, encoded by the coding sequence ATGATTCATCGGTATTGGCAATTCTTCACCACCGTCTTAGGCATTATCTTCCGCCACCCCATCACCGGAACCACCTTGATTCCCGTCCTCCCGGATGGCAAAATCGTCCTGATTCGTCGTCGAGATACCGGAAAATGGGGATTACCCGGTGGAATTATTGACTGGGGGGAAGATATTCCCACCACCGCTCATCGTGAGTTAGCCGAGGAAACTGGGCTAGAAATTACCCAAATTGGTCGTTTAGTGGGGGTGTACTCCGCACCAGACCGAGATCCTAGAATGCACTCCATTAGCATTGTGCTAGAAGTGGCCGCTCAAGGAACCCTCCAAGTCCAAGACACCAACGAAATAACCGACGTGCGCGCCTTTGACCCCCAAGAGATTCCCTTTGGACATTTAAGTCATGATAATGACCGTCAGTTACAAGATTATCTAAATAACTTGACAACAATTGCTTAA
- a CDS encoding glycosyltransferase family 4 protein, with protein sequence MKAKQRVLIVVSHPVPYIIPLFRGMVEEGSLDPLVAYCSLQGVESYQDPEFGTEIAWDVPMLEGYDWINPPNVSPRPGIGRFWGLINPQLMDLVDQVDGVMVYAGYAYASFWLVALAAKLKGKPFLFSTDASSIAPRDRAPWKRWLKPLILPWIFRLGDVILVSSTYGKEMVENLGIPPQRVVLTPSATDNDWWLAQGAQVDREAVRQAWGIPEDGVVVLCAGKLQYWKRPHDILRAFAVANVPGSYLIYAGDGGLRGELEREAQELGVGDRVKFLGFVNQRELVGVYRGADLFCLCSEYEPFGVVVSEAMLCETAVVVSDQVGAREIVESGVNGFVYPCGDIDALAQVLREILPERDRLQTMAKAAQKRLETWSPRENVAAQIQAVQLAQSIRN encoded by the coding sequence ATGAAGGCAAAGCAACGGGTTTTGATTGTGGTATCCCATCCGGTGCCTTATATTATCCCCTTGTTTCGCGGGATGGTTGAGGAAGGCAGCCTAGATCCGTTGGTGGCCTATTGTAGTTTGCAGGGGGTGGAGTCCTATCAAGATCCGGAGTTTGGGACGGAGATTGCTTGGGATGTGCCGATGTTGGAGGGGTATGATTGGATCAATCCGCCCAATGTCTCTCCTCGGCCGGGAATTGGACGGTTTTGGGGGTTAATTAATCCTCAGTTGATGGATTTGGTGGATCAGGTGGATGGGGTGATGGTCTATGCAGGCTATGCCTATGCGAGTTTTTGGCTGGTGGCACTGGCGGCGAAGTTGAAGGGGAAACCGTTTTTGTTTAGTACCGATGCTAGTAGTATTGCGCCTCGCGATCGCGCACCTTGGAAACGTTGGCTAAAACCCTTGATTTTGCCTTGGATTTTCCGCCTCGGGGATGTGATTTTAGTGTCTTCGACCTACGGGAAAGAAATGGTGGAAAATTTAGGCATTCCCCCTCAACGGGTGGTTTTAACCCCCTCGGCGACGGATAATGATTGGTGGTTAGCCCAAGGCGCCCAGGTAGATCGGGAGGCCGTGCGCCAAGCTTGGGGCATTCCCGAAGATGGGGTGGTTGTGTTGTGTGCGGGCAAGCTACAGTATTGGAAGCGGCCCCACGATATCCTGCGGGCGTTTGCTGTCGCGAATGTGCCGGGGAGTTATTTAATCTATGCTGGGGATGGGGGGTTACGGGGAGAATTGGAGAGGGAGGCGCAGGAGTTGGGAGTGGGCGATCGCGTGAAGTTCCTCGGTTTTGTCAATCAACGGGAATTAGTCGGGGTGTATCGTGGGGCTGATTTGTTTTGTTTATGTTCCGAGTATGAACCTTTTGGGGTGGTGGTGAGTGAGGCCATGTTGTGTGAAACGGCTGTCGTAGTGAGTGATCAAGTGGGGGCGCGGGAAATTGTCGAGTCGGGGGTGAATGGTTTCGTCTATCCCTGTGGCGACATTGACGCACTGGCGCAGGTTTTACGGGAAATCTTACCGGAGCGCGATCGCCTTCAAACCATGGCTAAAGCCGCCCAAAAACGCCTAGAAACCTGGTCCCCTCGGGAAAATGTCGCCGCCCAAATTCAAGCCGTCCAACTCGCCCAATCCATCCGCAATTGA
- a CDS encoding HAD family hydrolase, which translates to MKIRCQTVTFEGIEAIILDKDGTLENSLDFLRLLAQRRSRFVDAQIPGTGEPLLMAFGVQGETIDPRGLMAVGSREENRIAAAAYIAETGRSWSEALAIAQQAFQEADQSLPRRAEVSPLFAGTREILSQWAATGIKLGILSADSSAGVQSFIERHQLGEWIQLGMGVDPPQPSKPDPRLFQQVCEGLGVTPQQALMVGDSHLDIQMAKAAGAGGVIGICWGNAGAREIQQADVAIAHLNQLALAE; encoded by the coding sequence GTGAAAATTCGTTGTCAGACTGTCACCTTTGAGGGGATTGAGGCGATTATTTTGGATAAAGATGGCACCTTAGAAAATTCTCTCGATTTTTTACGTCTTTTGGCTCAGAGGCGATCGCGCTTCGTGGATGCTCAAATCCCCGGCACCGGAGAACCCTTGTTAATGGCCTTTGGGGTACAGGGGGAAACCATTGATCCTAGAGGTTTAATGGCTGTGGGGAGTAGAGAAGAAAACCGCATCGCGGCCGCGGCCTATATTGCTGAAACCGGGCGGAGTTGGTCGGAAGCCTTAGCCATTGCCCAACAAGCCTTTCAAGAGGCCGATCAATCGCTTCCCCGTCGGGCGGAAGTCTCCCCCCTCTTCGCTGGGACGCGGGAAATTCTCAGTCAATGGGCGGCCACGGGGATAAAGTTGGGTATTTTATCGGCAGATTCTAGCGCTGGGGTGCAGAGTTTTATTGAACGTCATCAACTTGGGGAGTGGATTCAGTTGGGGATGGGGGTAGATCCGCCTCAACCGAGTAAACCGGATCCGAGGCTGTTTCAACAGGTCTGTGAGGGGCTAGGAGTGACACCCCAACAGGCTTTAATGGTGGGGGATTCCCATTTAGATATTCAGATGGCGAAAGCGGCCGGAGCCGGGGGGGTGATTGGTATTTGTTGGGGGAATGCCGGGGCGCGAGAGATTCAACAGGCTGATGTTGCGATCGCCCACTTAAATCAATTAGCGCTTGCTGAATAA
- the moeB gene encoding molybdopterin-synthase adenylyltransferase MoeB, whose amino-acid sequence MLNPNLEEIQLSKDDYERYSRHIILPEVGVEGQKRLKAASVLCIGTGGLGSPLLLYLAAAGIGRIGIVDFDIVDHSNLQRQVIHGTSWVGKPKIQSAKNRILEINPFCQVDLYETRLSSENALDIMRPYDVVIDGTDNFPTRYLTNDACVLLNKPNVYGSIFRFEGQATVFNYEDGPNYRDLFPEPPPPGLVPSCAEGGVLGVLPGIIGVIQATEAIKIILGTGNTLSGRLLLYNALDMKFRELRLRPNPERPVIEKLIDYEQFCGIPQAKAEEERKRQTMAEITVQELKQLLDSGSNSFVLLDVRNPNEYDIAKIPGSVLVPLPEIEDGPGVEKVKNLLNGHRLIAHCKMGGRSAKALGILQEHGIEGTNVKGGILAWSREVDSSVPEY is encoded by the coding sequence ATGCTAAATCCCAATTTAGAGGAAATCCAACTCAGCAAAGATGACTATGAGCGCTATTCACGCCATATCATCCTGCCCGAGGTCGGAGTAGAAGGTCAAAAACGCTTAAAAGCCGCTAGTGTTCTTTGTATTGGCACCGGAGGACTTGGTTCCCCCCTGCTGCTGTATCTTGCCGCCGCAGGAATCGGTCGCATTGGCATTGTGGACTTTGACATAGTGGACCACTCCAACTTACAACGGCAAGTCATTCACGGCACCTCCTGGGTCGGAAAACCCAAAATTCAATCCGCCAAAAACCGGATTTTAGAAATTAACCCCTTCTGCCAAGTGGACTTATACGAAACCCGCTTGAGTTCAGAAAACGCCCTAGACATCATGAGGCCTTACGATGTGGTGATTGATGGAACCGATAACTTCCCCACCCGTTACCTCACCAATGATGCTTGTGTGTTGTTGAATAAACCCAACGTCTACGGTTCAATTTTCCGCTTTGAAGGCCAGGCCACCGTATTTAACTACGAAGACGGCCCCAACTACCGCGACTTATTCCCGGAGCCCCCACCTCCGGGGTTAGTTCCCTCCTGTGCCGAAGGGGGCGTTTTAGGCGTTCTGCCCGGTATTATTGGCGTGATTCAAGCAACCGAGGCGATTAAAATTATTCTGGGGACAGGCAACACCTTAAGCGGGCGTTTGTTGCTCTATAATGCCCTCGATATGAAATTCCGGGAATTGCGTTTACGACCAAATCCAGAACGTCCGGTGATTGAAAAACTCATTGATTATGAACAGTTTTGTGGGATTCCCCAAGCTAAAGCTGAGGAAGAAAGGAAGCGTCAAACTATGGCTGAAATAACTGTACAAGAGTTAAAACAACTGTTAGATAGTGGATCGAATAGTTTTGTCTTACTCGATGTCCGTAACCCCAATGAATACGACATTGCTAAAATTCCGGGTTCAGTGTTAGTTCCTCTGCCGGAAATTGAAGATGGTCCGGGAGTGGAAAAGGTGAAAAATCTACTCAATGGTCATCGTTTAATTGCCCATTGTAAAATGGGAGGACGTTCCGCGAAGGCGTTAGGGATTCTCCAAGAACATGGTATTGAGGGGACAAACGTCAAAGGCGGAATTTTGGCCTGGAGTCGGGAAGTAGATTCTTCTGTGCCGGAGTATTAA
- a CDS encoding FkbM family methyltransferase produces MSFLTYLNRPEYILQPWQIYQRLLNPPDQVLNELKTVQLNWGLPFQILPNPDDKVEWSLWIMGIYDPALSETLWRLIEPGETVLDIGANIGYMTSLMAVKVGKTGQVLAFEPNPEAYQELLEQVNRWQTYPNLGQIYVKPLALSNQSGEGLLKIPKYNRGEAALISAEAQTSPDILKTYSVTLDKLDNLCSENQKISVIKIDIEGHELATFQGAENLLKQQNIRDICYEDHAGYPSPVSDYLEQFGYKIFRIWKGFWKPLLYPATYSEIHPWEPPNYLATLDPKRAREKLKPRGWSILNRAGG; encoded by the coding sequence ATGTCCTTCCTCACCTATCTCAATCGACCTGAATATATTCTCCAACCTTGGCAAATTTATCAACGATTGCTTAATCCTCCCGATCAAGTCCTCAACGAACTCAAAACTGTTCAACTCAATTGGGGGCTCCCCTTTCAAATTTTGCCCAATCCTGATGATAAAGTTGAGTGGTCCTTATGGATCATGGGCATTTATGATCCCGCCCTATCGGAAACCCTTTGGCGACTCATTGAACCCGGAGAAACCGTTTTAGATATTGGGGCAAATATTGGCTATATGACCAGTTTAATGGCCGTTAAAGTCGGTAAAACAGGACAAGTATTAGCCTTTGAACCCAACCCCGAAGCTTATCAAGAACTGCTTGAACAAGTGAACCGTTGGCAAACCTATCCAAACCTAGGTCAAATTTATGTAAAACCCCTTGCCTTATCCAACCAATCCGGAGAAGGCCTGTTAAAAATCCCCAAATACAATCGCGGGGAAGCTGCCCTAATTTCAGCCGAGGCTCAAACCTCACCCGATATTCTCAAAACCTATTCTGTAACCCTTGACAAACTGGATAATTTATGCAGTGAAAACCAGAAAATATCAGTGATAAAAATAGATATTGAGGGGCATGAACTCGCCACATTCCAAGGCGCAGAAAACCTGCTAAAACAACAGAATATTCGCGACATTTGTTATGAAGATCATGCGGGATATCCTAGCCCAGTCAGTGACTATTTAGAACAGTTTGGCTATAAAATTTTCAGGATTTGGAAAGGCTTCTGGAAACCCTTACTTTACCCCGCCACTTACTCGGAAATCCACCCGTGGGAACCCCCCAACTATTTAGCAACCTTAGATCCCAAGCGAGCCAGAGAAAAGCTAAAACCTCGGGGATGGTCGATTTTAAATCGGGCTGGCGGTTGA
- a CDS encoding bifunctional heptose 7-phosphate kinase/heptose 1-phosphate adenyltransferase: MSQAVPSFPQLASAADQLFALLDRFQDIPVLVIGDLTLDEFLTGQVERLSREAPVLILRHESTRQVPGGGANAVYNLAKLGARVKVVGLIGNDSQGKALRGIFEAAGIDTTGLVVDPSRPTVTKSRIAGHARQSVTQQIVRIDRKSDALPSREIQQELAEAIKRAKVGTKAVVCSDYGEGVFTSPVIGAALQHSCVVVDAQKGLPRYKGATIFTPNLPEAELAVGYGVTDEVSLQHAGRELLEFTQAVYMLITRGEEGMSLFSHKGSIDHIPAFNQTDVFDVTGAGDTVVAALTLALCAGGSAWEAAVLGNLAASLVVRQFGTATTTVEEMKEALRSLLEKA, encoded by the coding sequence ATGAGCCAAGCCGTCCCCTCTTTTCCCCAACTCGCCTCAGCCGCTGACCAGTTGTTCGCCCTGCTGGATCGGTTTCAGGATATCCCTGTCCTCGTGATAGGGGATCTCACCCTCGATGAATTCCTGACCGGGCAGGTCGAGCGCCTCTCACGGGAAGCTCCGGTTCTCATTCTGCGCCATGAATCCACCCGGCAAGTCCCGGGCGGAGGGGCGAACGCGGTCTATAATTTGGCCAAATTGGGCGCACGGGTGAAAGTGGTGGGCTTAATTGGCAACGATTCCCAAGGGAAAGCCCTGCGGGGGATTTTTGAGGCGGCGGGGATTGATACGACTGGGCTAGTTGTAGATCCCAGTCGTCCTACGGTGACGAAAAGCCGCATCGCGGGTCATGCCCGCCAGTCTGTGACTCAGCAAATTGTGCGGATTGACCGGAAATCTGATGCACTACCCAGCCGAGAGATCCAGCAGGAGTTAGCGGAGGCCATTAAGCGGGCTAAGGTCGGAACCAAGGCTGTGGTCTGTTCTGACTATGGGGAAGGCGTTTTTACCTCTCCGGTGATTGGGGCGGCGCTGCAACATTCTTGCGTGGTGGTGGATGCTCAAAAGGGTTTGCCCCGGTATAAAGGGGCGACGATTTTCACGCCTAATCTGCCAGAAGCGGAATTAGCGGTGGGCTATGGGGTGACGGATGAGGTAAGTTTGCAGCACGCGGGGCGGGAGTTATTGGAGTTCACCCAGGCGGTCTATATGTTGATTACTCGGGGGGAAGAGGGGATGAGTTTATTTTCCCACAAGGGCAGTATTGACCATATTCCGGCATTTAATCAAACGGATGTCTTTGATGTGACGGGGGCGGGGGATACGGTGGTGGCGGCTTTGACTTTGGCGTTGTGTGCGGGGGGATCGGCTTGGGAGGCGGCGGTGTTGGGAAATTTGGCGGCTAGTTTGGTGGTGCGGCAGTTTGGCACCGCGACCACGACGGTGGAGGAGATGAAGGAGGCCTTACGCTCTCTGTTGGAGAAGGCTTAG
- a CDS encoding alpha/beta fold hydrolase has translation MQLPVRNSRIRLSQGQMFWREVGKGTPLVFLHGAGSDGSQWLPVFERLGDQYQCFAPDLLGFGESEQPDLHQSINLHVECLEAYIAALKLEKFYLVSYSIGAWVATHYTLKNPEKVQGMVVIAPEGVEVKEQEGRWNTEKRLTSPRSLFCGWLKFLFPLAKLLGTHHTIEQLLNYRKQLLACPATCELLFQRRSQEIKEEFLYNQLAGLRTPTLVLQGGQDQAVRIAQSKVYSQLAPSARLRVMKHGGADLPEVWPDSIVQEIRRFAVVLAEIGR, from the coding sequence ATGCAATTACCAGTCCGCAATTCTCGAATCCGCCTCTCTCAGGGACAAATGTTCTGGCGGGAAGTTGGCAAAGGAACGCCCCTTGTGTTCTTACATGGTGCAGGGAGTGATGGCAGTCAGTGGCTCCCGGTTTTTGAACGCTTAGGTGATCAATATCAGTGTTTTGCCCCTGATTTACTGGGGTTTGGGGAGTCAGAACAGCCAGATCTGCACCAGTCCATCAACCTCCATGTGGAGTGTTTAGAGGCCTATATTGCCGCCCTCAAGTTAGAAAAGTTTTACTTAGTGAGTTATTCCATCGGGGCCTGGGTGGCCACCCATTACACCCTGAAGAACCCGGAAAAGGTGCAGGGAATGGTGGTGATTGCACCGGAGGGGGTGGAGGTGAAGGAACAGGAGGGACGCTGGAATACTGAAAAAAGGCTCACATCTCCCCGTTCCCTGTTTTGTGGGTGGTTAAAGTTCCTGTTTCCCCTAGCTAAACTGTTGGGAACTCACCATACTATTGAGCAGTTGTTGAATTATCGCAAGCAGTTGTTAGCTTGTCCGGCCACTTGTGAGTTATTGTTTCAACGGCGCAGTCAGGAGATTAAGGAAGAGTTCCTTTATAATCAGTTGGCGGGGTTGAGGACTCCGACGCTGGTTTTACAAGGGGGACAAGATCAAGCGGTGCGCATTGCCCAGAGTAAGGTTTATTCTCAACTCGCCCCATCTGCCCGTTTAAGGGTGATGAAACACGGGGGGGCGGATTTACCGGAAGTATGGCCTGATAGCATTGTGCAGGAAATTCGCCGTTTTGCCGTGGTTTTAGCTGAAATTGGGCGATGA
- a CDS encoding ribonuclease R family protein: protein MEFSIATLLAQFSQDKLVAGKYLEKRLNCEDEECQEKLLVALDALERIGVLSKEMGKYRRVYEEGVVEAKLRCSSKGFCFAIQDEEGADDIYVRESHLSTAWNGDRVLVRVIKEGSRRRSPEGEVKVILDRANPSLLARIKKAPVGFRAVPLDDRLLFELDLTNDSSQLDDAIDHLVHVEVIRYPLGTSLPLGRVTKILGSDAEAAADTDIVCCKHDLPQTFSEKVLESAKAIGTAPASGKLPKADFKNRLDLRSLLTVSLEDEKYLQGDKPQLIENAFSLEPLPENQWKLTIHIADFAHYIEPHSSLDYAARKRGTAVHLGELKLPMLPDSVIERCSLALNEERLAFSIILTLNKHGIILAHDIQPSVVQVDYQMSYQQIQEYLRDESQVGEEVKAPVEMLDKLFFTLGPVIKAQRLQRGGFDLHMEIRSPFKDEGRLGTLAIADHLPIQAMLMEVALLAGKAVADHCRNLELPAIYCTQPEPDMMELEDFLKLGINLGLDLDVESEDDLQSRDYQGFVQEIAGSSAPKILTEFLRSTLRSPMHSTKPGPHFGLAYGDGYCHVLSPGQRFADLQVQRVLHLLFEEGRDRRSTRAKIRVNLGSSTCYDQISWNILPPQIQTQWEQDMAMLINHLNERDKVAEDAERDLIGLKKAEKMKERTGEVFTGLITGVQSYGFFVEIEELMVEGLVHVSSLKDDWYEYRSRHSCLVGRKNRTAYRLGDRVEVQVKSVDYYRQQIDLVTVSGGSDASNEDFEDD from the coding sequence ATGGAATTTTCAATCGCTACATTACTAGCCCAATTTAGTCAAGATAAATTAGTAGCTGGTAAATACCTAGAAAAACGCCTCAATTGTGAGGATGAGGAATGTCAAGAAAAACTCCTAGTCGCCCTGGACGCTTTAGAGCGTATTGGTGTTTTAAGCAAAGAAATGGGGAAATATCGCCGAGTTTATGAGGAGGGAGTGGTTGAGGCAAAACTGCGCTGTTCGAGTAAAGGATTCTGTTTTGCGATTCAAGATGAAGAAGGTGCCGATGATATTTATGTACGGGAAAGTCATTTAAGCACCGCTTGGAATGGTGATCGCGTTTTAGTCAGAGTGATTAAAGAGGGCAGTCGTCGCCGTTCACCAGAAGGGGAAGTCAAAGTGATTTTAGATCGGGCGAATCCTTCCCTCCTCGCACGGATCAAAAAAGCCCCCGTCGGTTTCCGGGCAGTTCCCCTCGATGATCGTTTACTTTTTGAACTGGATCTAACCAATGATTCCAGCCAACTTGATGATGCCATTGATCATCTTGTTCATGTAGAAGTCATTCGTTATCCCCTCGGCACCTCCCTACCCCTCGGACGAGTCACCAAAATCCTCGGCAGTGATGCCGAAGCCGCCGCCGACACAGATATTGTCTGTTGCAAACATGATTTACCCCAAACCTTCAGCGAAAAAGTCTTAGAGTCCGCCAAAGCCATCGGGACAGCGCCCGCCTCGGGGAAACTGCCCAAAGCGGACTTCAAAAATCGTCTAGATTTGCGCTCCTTACTAACCGTCAGTTTAGAGGATGAGAAATATCTCCAAGGGGATAAACCCCAGCTAATTGAAAATGCTTTTAGTTTAGAACCCCTGCCAGAAAATCAATGGAAACTAACTATTCATATTGCTGATTTTGCCCACTATATTGAACCCCACTCTTCCCTAGACTATGCCGCCAGAAAGCGCGGCACCGCCGTTCATCTAGGCGAGTTAAAACTCCCCATGTTACCGGACAGTGTGATTGAACGCTGTTCCTTAGCCCTGAATGAAGAACGGTTGGCGTTTAGCATTATCCTGACCCTGAATAAACATGGGATTATTCTCGCCCATGATATTCAGCCCAGCGTGGTGCAAGTAGATTATCAGATGAGTTATCAACAAATTCAAGAATATTTACGGGATGAAAGCCAAGTCGGGGAGGAGGTGAAAGCGCCTGTTGAGATGTTAGATAAACTCTTTTTCACCTTGGGGCCGGTGATCAAAGCCCAACGCTTACAACGGGGCGGCTTTGATCTGCACATGGAAATCCGCTCCCCCTTTAAAGATGAAGGGCGTTTAGGGACGTTGGCCATTGCCGATCATTTACCGATTCAAGCCATGTTAATGGAGGTAGCCCTGTTAGCTGGGAAAGCGGTAGCGGATCATTGTCGTAATTTAGAATTACCTGCGATTTATTGCACCCAACCTGAACCGGATATGATGGAACTCGAAGATTTCCTGAAATTGGGGATCAATCTGGGTTTAGATTTAGATGTGGAGTCAGAGGATGATCTTCAATCCCGGGACTATCAAGGATTTGTTCAGGAAATTGCCGGGTCTTCTGCACCGAAAATTCTCACGGAATTTTTACGCAGTACCCTACGTTCTCCGATGCATAGTACCAAGCCGGGGCCTCATTTTGGGTTAGCCTACGGGGATGGTTATTGTCATGTTCTGAGTCCGGGACAACGTTTTGCAGATTTACAGGTACAGCGCGTTTTACATCTCTTGTTTGAGGAAGGACGCGATCGCCGTTCCACCCGGGCTAAAATTCGGGTTAATCTCGGCAGTAGTACTTGTTACGACCAAATTAGTTGGAATATTTTACCCCCCCAAATCCAAACCCAATGGGAACAAGATATGGCCATGTTGATTAATCATCTCAATGAGCGAGATAAAGTGGCCGAAGATGCCGAACGGGATTTAATTGGCCTGAAAAAAGCCGAGAAGATGAAAGAACGCACTGGGGAAGTATTTACAGGGTTAATTACGGGGGTTCAATCCTACGGTTTCTTTGTGGAAATTGAGGAGTTAATGGTGGAGGGATTGGTTCATGTTAGCTCCTTGAAAGATGACTGGTATGAATACCGTTCTCGCCATAGTTGTCTCGTGGGACGGAAAAATCGCACCGCTTACCGTTTAGGCGATCGCGTGGAAGTACAGGTCAAGAGTGTAGACTACTACCGTCAACAGATTGACCTCGTAACCGTCAGTGGTGGCAGTGATGCTAGCAATGAGGATTTCGAGGATGACTAA